The following proteins are co-located in the Castanea sativa cultivar Marrone di Chiusa Pesio chromosome 8, ASM4071231v1 genome:
- the LOC142605918 gene encoding uncharacterized protein LOC142605918, protein MVKHLGGKVVRLYCDSRLVVRQVNGEFEAKDERMKSYLKRVQGVLGLFESFKVQQVPRGHNSHADSLAMLATSLGSKLPRMVMVEDLLSSSLTNISAVRIHSVHVGPSWMDPIVTFLQHETLPEDRTVAEKVRRSAPRYWLLEEQKLYRRSYTGPYLLCVHPEAVEPLLEELHEGVCGSHTGGSKAFRRYCAEMGIRNGYSTPSYPQGNGQAEATNKVILAGLKKRLDDAKGG, encoded by the exons ATGGTTAAACACTTGGGAGGAAAGGTAGTGAGATTGTATTGTGATTCCCGATTAGTAGTAAGGCAAGTAAATGGGGAGTTTGAGGCAAAAGATGAGCGAATGAAAAGCTATCTCAAACGAGTTCAAGGGGTATTGGGTTTGTTTGAAAGTTTCAAGGTACAACAAGTTCCAAGGGGACATAATTCTCATGCTGACTCATTAGCAATGCTAGCCACTTCACTGGGATCAAAGTTACCACGTATGGTTATGGTGGAGGATTTATTGTCCTCTAGCTTGACCAACATCTCGGCAGTACGGATTCACAGCGTTCATGTTGGTCCAagttggatggacccaattGTAACTTTCTTGCAGCACGAAACACTACCTGAAGATAGAACAGTGGCCGAGAAGGTACGAAGAAGCGCTCCCCGTTACTGGCTATTAGAGGAGCAAAAACTCTATAGACGTTCCTACACAGGGCCGTACCTGCTTTGCGTACATCCTGAAGCCGTGGAACCTTTGCTGGAGGAATTGCACGAAGGTGTGTGTGGGAGTCATACTGGAGGAAG taaggctttcCGGCGATACTGCGCAGaaatgggaataagaaatggatattcAACACCGTCCTATCCTCAAGGGAATGGTCAGgctgaagcaacaaataaagttATCTTGGCAGGATTGAAGAAACGgttggatgatgctaagggaGGCTAG